TCTCCTGTTCCTCGGCCAGCAGCAGGAAATGACTGGCGAGACGTCCTGGCACCTCTTTAAGAGAGAGGTCTTCAATCATGTGAGCAAACCTTTTAAGTCGGAGAGAGAGTTCTGCCATCATATTCATGGCTAAGGTGGGATATCCTTCTATAAGAGATATAAAGGAGGTTCGGGGAAAGAAAAAAATCCTGCTTTCTTCAATAGCCAGTGCATTTGCCGGAAAGTTTACTCCGGCGAATACCGCAACTTCCGCGAAAGGCTCGCCGGGCCCGAAAACATGCAGAATCTGTTCTTTGCCTTCAGCAGAAAGTTTGTAGATCTTGACCTTTCCTGAGATTACAACATAAAAGCCAACCCCCTTGTCACCCTCAGAAAAAATGTGTTGTCCTCTGTAAAAGCGTTGATCGGTCAAAATCATCGCCAGGGCCTCAAGTTCAGATTGTTGCAGGCCCTTGAAGAGAGGGATGGACGATACGGTGCTGATTAGCTGCATGGATACACTGTGTTTATTTAAACAAGAATGTCTATGGACTGCCTGTTATACTCTTTTGCTTCAGTACGCTGGCTTTGCATTTCAGCGTTGACTTGCGCCTGAACCTGCCTGTCGGCTTGCAGTTTTTGGTCTGTTTCAGCCTGTTGTGTTTGCTTCTGTCGTTGAAGTTCCACAGCATCCTGGGAGATCTGCACAGAGTAAACTGCCTCTTTTTTGTTTGCTCGCTGAGTCGAGTCGGCCTGT
This portion of the Desulfobulbaceae bacterium genome encodes:
- a CDS encoding Crp/Fnr family transcriptional regulator, with protein sequence MQLISTVSSIPLFKGLQQSELEALAMILTDQRFYRGQHIFSEGDKGVGFYVVISGKVKIYKLSAEGKEQILHVFGPGEPFAEVAVFAGVNFPANALAIEESRIFFFPRTSFISLIEGYPTLAMNMMAELSLRLKRFAHMIEDLSLKEVPGRLASHFLLLAEEQENEHEVTLNLTKSHLASLLGTIPETLSRILTKMSKQNLIESQGSTIAILDYDALGDLASGERRL